The Patescibacteria group bacterium genome window below encodes:
- a CDS encoding sulfite exporter TauE/SafE family protein, translating into MQKHSFKIQGMHCAACRLIIEDIIGEDKETIKAEVSLKTNLLHVEGDFSREQKDLLEDWQGQLKVHGYSLYSQEEGEEGREREEGRGEEGRGEEGSKIEENITVEARKRKQTTLLQAFLLGCFILFGFVIFQRSGILDFSTGESFNLSTAFLLGLIASLSSCLAVVGGLVLSLSANAAKVGAKKQSAFMFHIGRLLSFIVLGALLGLVGEAFSVSHEVTSFLGMLAALVMIIVGLNLLEVFKGSGHHRFMTLPDKIFRSITKRSSGSFSPFIVGAGTFFLPCGFTQSMQILALASSSPLQGALIMGLFALGTLPVLSTLSFASFSLASSKYGSLFFKTSGIVVVGLGLYALLGILAVFGIIKPLTLF; encoded by the coding sequence ATGCAAAAACATAGTTTTAAAATACAAGGCATGCATTGTGCCGCTTGCCGTCTAATAATTGAAGATATTATTGGAGAAGATAAAGAAACCATTAAAGCTGAAGTTAGTTTAAAAACTAATTTACTACATGTGGAAGGAGACTTTAGTCGTGAACAAAAAGATCTCTTGGAAGATTGGCAGGGTCAATTAAAAGTTCATGGTTATAGTCTTTACTCACAAGAAGAAGGAGAAGAAGGAAGAGAAAGAGAAGAAGGAAGGGGAGAAGAAGGAAGGGGAGAAGAAGGAAGTAAGATAGAAGAGAATATAACAGTAGAAGCGCGGAAAAGAAAACAAACAACTCTACTCCAAGCTTTTCTTTTAGGTTGTTTTATTTTATTTGGTTTTGTTATTTTTCAGCGTTCAGGGATTCTAGATTTTTCTACTGGTGAGTCTTTTAATCTATCTACCGCCTTCCTGCTTGGCTTAATTGCCTCTTTATCTAGTTGTCTGGCAGTAGTGGGAGGTTTGGTTTTATCTTTATCCGCTAACGCCGCTAAAGTTGGGGCTAAAAAACAATCTGCTTTTATGTTTCATATTGGGCGACTTTTGTCCTTTATTGTTTTAGGAGCTCTACTTGGTTTGGTGGGAGAAGCTTTTTCCGTTAGTCATGAGGTAACCTCTTTTTTGGGTATGTTAGCGGCTTTGGTAATGATTATTGTTGGGCTTAATCTATTAGAAGTCTTTAAGGGTTCAGGTCATCATCGCTTTATGACTTTGCCTGATAAGATTTTTCGTTCCATTACCAAAAGAAGCTCTGGATCTTTTTCGCCCTTTATTGTTGGAGCTGGTACCTTTTTCTTGCCTTGTGGTTTTACCCAATCCATGCAGATTTTGGCCCTAGCCAGCTCTTCACCTTTGCAAGGCGCTTTAATTATGGGTTTGTTCGCCCTTGGTACCCTACCAGTTCTATCTACTCTGTCTTTTGCATCTTTTTCTTTAGCCTCAAGTAAATATGGTTCGTTA
- a CDS encoding heavy metal translocating P-type ATPase: MNDSKSYQVKGMHCASCSSLIERSLKKLPGVNEVEVSYATESMTIKGEVGYEKLNANLKDLGYSLVKEGGSEDNSSKDKDEADKDEADKELLDLRKKVMISWPIIVISIVVMAWEIGASYGLWAMPEDPLKGFIHHLMPILAFYMLFVIGLPYLAGLWRFLRHGRADMTSLIGLGTTAAFLYSFILSAFKSSLAPYLDVEVMYYDVTIVVIGFVTLGAYLERRAKAKTGLALRSLISLQAKEATVQRDGKTMTLPLSEVVIGEIIVVSAGEKIPLDGVVLEGQSFVDEAMITGEAMPVEKKEGEKVVGGTINQDGRLIIKTSALGQAGFLAQVISLVTKAQNSRAPIQKLVDKISAVFVPIVVVIALLSLAAWLLIGPRFMDFSSALALGLACFVGVLVIACPCALGLATPTAMVVGVGRGAGRGILIKNAEALEKLSAVKKIVFDKTGTLTVGRPEVMNFINVSTLSDSRILSLASSLEASAGHPLARAIMQYGEEKGAPDNLALKDFTIHRGKGAEAYIEDSRYLIGSPLFIEEQINLKPQEEIINNDTYLTQTPVILSDEKNILAYFMIGDKIKDSAKEAVASLQAQGIELFLATGDRESTAAWVAKEIGLDNYQAGLLPEDKQVLINSLKDKKEGLVAMAGDGVNDAPALAAADVGIAMSTGTDTAIFTADLTILHGDLGKLSEAIALSKQTKRTIRQNLFWAFLFNTAGIPIAAGILYPFLGIILNPALAGGAMAASSVLVVGNSLRMVYRKKNV, encoded by the coding sequence ATGAACGATTCAAAAAGCTACCAAGTAAAAGGCATGCACTGTGCTTCTTGTTCTTCTTTAATTGAGCGATCGTTAAAAAAACTTCCCGGAGTTAATGAGGTTGAAGTCTCTTATGCTACTGAAAGTATGACGATTAAAGGCGAGGTTGGGTATGAGAAACTTAATGCTAATCTTAAAGACTTGGGCTATTCTTTAGTTAAAGAAGGTGGTAGTGAAGATAACTCTTCTAAGGATAAAGATGAGGCTGATAAAGATGAGGCTGATAAAGAATTACTTGATTTAAGAAAAAAAGTAATGATCTCTTGGCCGATTATCGTTATCAGTATAGTGGTTATGGCTTGGGAGATTGGAGCCTCTTATGGACTCTGGGCTATGCCTGAGGATCCTTTAAAGGGCTTTATTCATCACCTCATGCCTATTTTGGCCTTTTATATGTTATTTGTTATAGGTCTGCCTTATTTGGCCGGTCTATGGCGTTTTTTGCGTCATGGGCGAGCGGATATGACCTCCTTGATCGGTCTTGGTACTACGGCCGCTTTTTTATACAGTTTTATCTTAAGCGCTTTTAAAAGTAGTCTGGCACCCTATTTAGACGTTGAGGTTATGTATTATGATGTTACCATTGTGGTAATTGGTTTTGTAACTCTTGGAGCCTATCTTGAACGTCGGGCTAAAGCCAAAACCGGCTTGGCTTTACGCTCTTTAATTTCTCTTCAAGCCAAAGAAGCTACGGTACAACGCGATGGAAAAACAATGACTTTGCCTTTGTCTGAGGTTGTAATAGGGGAAATAATAGTAGTTTCGGCTGGAGAAAAAATACCTTTAGACGGAGTTGTTTTAGAAGGTCAATCCTTTGTGGATGAGGCGATGATTACTGGGGAGGCTATGCCAGTGGAGAAAAAGGAGGGAGAAAAGGTGGTAGGCGGAACAATTAATCAAGACGGTCGTTTAATAATTAAAACCTCAGCTCTTGGGCAAGCCGGCTTTTTAGCCCAGGTTATTTCTTTAGTAACAAAAGCCCAGAACAGTCGGGCACCGATTCAAAAATTGGTGGATAAGATTTCTGCGGTCTTTGTGCCTATTGTAGTGGTGATTGCTTTGTTATCCTTAGCCGCTTGGTTATTAATTGGTCCGCGCTTTATGGATTTTTCATCTGCCTTAGCTTTAGGTCTGGCTTGTTTTGTCGGGGTCTTGGTTATTGCTTGTCCTTGTGCTTTAGGTTTAGCCACTCCAACGGCTATGGTGGTTGGAGTAGGACGAGGAGCTGGGCGGGGAATTTTAATTAAAAACGCTGAGGCTTTAGAAAAGCTTTCGGCAGTAAAGAAAATAGTTTTTGACAAAACTGGCACCCTAACTGTTGGGCGGCCTGAGGTAATGAATTTTATCAATGTTTCAACTTTAAGTGATTCACGTATTCTTTCCTTAGCCTCTTCCCTGGAAGCTTCAGCTGGGCATCCTCTAGCGCGGGCGATTATGCAATATGGAGAGGAAAAAGGTGCTCCAGATAATTTAGCTTTAAAAGATTTTACTATTCACCGAGGTAAGGGAGCGGAAGCTTATATAGAAGATTCTAGATATTTGATCGGTAGTCCGCTTTTTATAGAAGAACAAATTAATTTAAAACCTCAAGAAGAGATTATTAATAATGATACTTATCTTACCCAAACTCCGGTAATATTATCTGATGAGAAAAATATTTTGGCCTACTTTATGATTGGTGATAAGATAAAAGACTCAGCTAAAGAGGCGGTAGCTTCCTTGCAAGCACAGGGGATAGAGTTATTCCTTGCTACAGGAGATAGAGAATCAACAGCGGCCTGGGTGGCCAAAGAAATTGGTCTAGATAATTATCAGGCAGGGCTTTTGCCGGAAGATAAGCAAGTGTTAATTAATAGTCTTAAAGATAAGAAAGAAGGTTTAGTGGCCATGGCGGGTGATGGAGTTAACGATGCTCCGGCTTTGGCGGCGGCTGATGTGGGTATTGCTATGTCTACCGGTACAGACACCGCTATCTTTACAGCCGATCTGACCATTCTTCATGGAGATCTTGGTAAACTATCTGAGGCTATTGCTCTATCTAAACAAACCAAAAGAACAATTAGACAAAATCTTTTTTGGGCATTTTTGTTCAATACGGCCGGTATTCCAATAGCTGCCGGGATTCTTTATCCGTTTCTCGGAATTATACTTAATCCAGCTTTAGCCGGTGGAGCTATGGCCGCTTCCAGTGTTTTGGTGGTTGGTAATTCTCTAAGGATGGTTTATCGCAAAAAAAATGTTTAA
- a CDS encoding metal-sensitive transcriptional regulator, protein MKKVTHGKKALLLAKQAQGTMAKVAAMIEDGEYCPAIIQQADSVGGLIKSLKKELLAGHLDGCLAMKLKENKEQTVKELLKIYNLSV, encoded by the coding sequence ATGAAAAAAGTAACTCATGGTAAAAAAGCTTTGCTTTTGGCTAAGCAAGCCCAAGGCACTATGGCCAAAGTGGCCGCTATGATTGAAGATGGTGAGTACTGTCCTGCCATTATCCAACAAGCGGACAGTGTTGGCGGTTTGATTAAGTCTTTAAAAAAGGAACTTTTAGCCGGACACTTGGATGGTTGTTTAGCTATGAAGTTAAAAGAGAACAAAGAGCAGACCGTTAAAGAGCTTTTAAAGATTTATAATCTCTCTGTTTAA
- the lexA gene encoding transcriptional repressor LexA — MKKLTEKQKNVLDYITGYIKEHGISPTIEEIRLKLGFLSIRSVSQYLDALQSKGYINKTAKPRSIRIIDQNNNNKAETVLVPLLGMASCGTPAFYADNNIEGYMPVDAKLLKGSIKEHFLLKTSGNSMNKAGINDNELVLIRKKDYYESGERVVAVVDDKATIKKLHKGDQAVILSPVSTDKSHKPIMATEAAICGEVICAVPFFTDVQGNLSYFA; from the coding sequence ATGAAAAAACTAACAGAAAAACAAAAGAATGTGCTTGATTATATTACGGGGTATATAAAAGAACATGGTATCTCCCCTACTATTGAAGAGATAAGGCTTAAATTGGGCTTTCTTTCCATTAGATCAGTAAGTCAGTATTTGGATGCCCTGCAGAGTAAAGGCTATATTAATAAAACCGCTAAACCAAGAAGTATACGGATTATTGATCAGAATAATAACAATAAAGCTGAAACTGTTTTAGTACCTCTTTTAGGTATGGCTTCCTGTGGTACTCCGGCTTTTTATGCGGATAACAATATTGAAGGCTATATGCCGGTTGATGCGAAATTACTTAAAGGAAGTATTAAAGAACACTTTCTTCTAAAGACTTCCGGTAATTCCATGAACAAAGCCGGTATTAATGATAATGAATTGGTTTTAATTAGGAAAAAAGATTATTATGAATCAGGAGAAAGAGTGGTAGCAGTCGTGGATGATAAGGCCACTATTAAAAAACTTCATAAAGGAGACCAAGCCGTTATCCTTTCCCCGGTTTCTACCGACAAATCCCATAAACCGATTATGGCTACAGAAGCCGCTATTTGCGGTGAAGTAATCTGTGCTGTCCCCTTCTTTACCGATGTACAAGGTAACCTAAGTTATTTTGCATAA
- a CDS encoding HU family DNA-binding protein: MTKSQLMEALASKTGLAKKDVVNFMNILTDMAYSEVKSNGEFTLPGLGKMVKVRRQARMGRNPATGEQIQIPAKTVVKFRLSKSAKDAVL, encoded by the coding sequence ATGACAAAGTCCCAACTAATGGAAGCTTTGGCTTCTAAGACAGGCCTTGCTAAAAAGGATGTCGTCAATTTTATGAATATTTTGACCGACATGGCCTACAGCGAGGTTAAGAGCAACGGCGAATTTACCTTGCCGGGTCTTGGTAAAATGGTAAAGGTGCGTCGCCAGGCTCGCATGGGTCGCAACCCGGCCACTGGTGAACAAATCCAGATCCCGGCCAAGACGGTAGTAAAGTTCCGTCTCTCTAAGTCTGCCAAAGACGCTGTTCTTTAA
- a CDS encoding type II toxin-antitoxin system RelE/ParE family toxin produces the protein MNKPGFKILYHPLVVKNDIPKLSKTEKNKIKQAIENKLINYPQIYGQPLRGTLKHYWKLRIGDWRIIYIIKSNTVIILLIAHRGIVYKEAKKRL, from the coding sequence ATGAACAAGCCTGGCTTTAAAATTCTCTATCATCCTTTGGTCGTTAAGAACGATATCCCGAAATTATCAAAAACAGAAAAAAACAAAATTAAACAAGCTATAGAAAATAAACTGATTAATTATCCACAAATATACGGCCAACCGCTAAGGGGAACTCTTAAACATTACTGGAAGCTGAGAATCGGCGACTGGCGAATTATTTATATCATAAAAAGCAACACAGTGATTATCCTTCTTATCGCTCACCGCGGAATTGTTTATAAAGAAGCTAAAAAAAGACTCTAA
- a CDS encoding STAS-like domain-containing protein: protein MNIMIVKFGDMLLSRLIGREAALVFKTREIPKQGEITLDFAGVKVLTPSWADEFIAPLLSQYPNRVEFINKDNLSVKYTLDFLSQHVWNVSGD, encoded by the coding sequence ATGAATATCATGATTGTAAAATTCGGAGATATGCTCCTTTCAAGATTAATAGGCAGGGAGGCGGCCCTGGTTTTTAAAACCAGAGAAATCCCTAAACAGGGAGAAATTACCCTTGATTTTGCCGGAGTTAAAGTTTTGACTCCGAGTTGGGCTGATGAGTTTATCGCTCCATTATTATCTCAATATCCCAATAGAGTTGAGTTCATTAACAAGGATAATCTATCAGTAAAATACACTCTGGATTTTCTTTCTCAACATGTTTGGAATGTTTCAGGAGATTAA
- a CDS encoding DUF5667 domain-containing protein, with the protein MLDKDFTKALSSLSATKPEKSWVDKNRELLSCQISNGEAFEAVKLGMGARFSLLFSRLSQPVPVAMMIVAFFALAGSAITFSKNSTPGDPLYMAKTAGERARLAATLSEREKAKLSINFAERRAIEMIELMNREEKNGEVIEGATQDPRMENLSRSFKQELSSARERLVKLEEKEAKQEAVGGLKPGINKNQELSVTGTATAVGSEEAKTLEGEKAEQGDGDVIIASEIAAAATVDASVKAALDEIENLFDSAQYAEAIEKLKNIKIQSSGQ; encoded by the coding sequence ATGTTAGATAAAGATTTTACCAAAGCTCTTTCTTCTCTATCGGCCACTAAGCCGGAGAAGTCTTGGGTGGATAAAAATCGTGAGCTTTTAAGCTGCCAGATTTCCAATGGTGAAGCTTTTGAGGCGGTTAAGTTGGGCATGGGAGCTCGCTTCTCTTTGTTGTTTAGCCGTTTAAGTCAACCGGTGCCGGTCGCTATGATGATCGTCGCTTTTTTTGCGTTGGCTGGTTCGGCAATAACTTTCTCTAAAAACAGTACACCCGGTGATCCTCTATATATGGCTAAGACAGCTGGCGAGAGAGCTAGGTTGGCTGCTACTTTATCTGAAAGAGAAAAAGCTAAGCTATCTATTAACTTTGCAGAAAGAAGAGCTATTGAAATGATTGAGTTAATGAATAGAGAAGAAAAAAATGGAGAAGTTATAGAAGGCGCTACTCAAGATCCGAGAATGGAAAACCTTTCTCGCAGTTTTAAACAAGAATTGTCTTCTGCTAGAGAAAGATTAGTTAAGTTGGAAGAAAAAGAAGCCAAGCAAGAAGCGGTTGGTGGTCTTAAGCCTGGAATTAATAAAAATCAAGAATTATCTGTAACCGGTACAGCGACAGCGGTTGGTAGTGAGGAAGCAAAGACATTAGAAGGGGAGAAAGCGGAGCAAGGCGATGGTGATGTTATAATTGCCAGTGAAATTGCCGCCGCAGCTACCGTAGATGCTTCGGTTAAGGCAGCTTTAGATGAGATTGAGAATCTTTTTGACAGTGCTCAGTATGCGGAAGCTATTGAAAAATTAAAAAACATTAAAATCCAAAGCAGCGGGCAGTAG
- a CDS encoding RNA polymerase sigma factor, whose product MTIFGGEEALFTRLRKYKDKQAFIEAYNLYIDQIYRFVYYKVRGRETAEDLTSLVFLKAWNYVYEGNLDDDQDTLKPLLYKIARNTVIDHYRKTSKQESVSLEAMVENEENLPSQVVVDPRLKLQDGVDFRQLVEETLPQLKDEYREIVIMRFINELSIAEIANILDKTSGNVRVLVHRSLEALRKLVKS is encoded by the coding sequence ATGACCATATTCGGTGGCGAGGAAGCCCTGTTTACCAGACTACGAAAGTATAAAGACAAACAGGCTTTTATTGAAGCCTACAACTTGTACATTGACCAGATATATCGCTTTGTCTATTATAAAGTGCGGGGTAGGGAGACGGCCGAGGATTTAACTTCTTTGGTCTTTCTAAAAGCTTGGAACTATGTCTATGAAGGTAACTTAGATGATGACCAGGACACCCTTAAGCCTCTACTTTATAAGATAGCTCGTAACACTGTAATAGATCACTACCGTAAGACTTCCAAACAAGAGTCTGTCTCTTTAGAAGCTATGGTTGAGAATGAAGAGAACTTACCGAGCCAGGTCGTAGTTGATCCAAGATTAAAACTTCAGGACGGGGTAGACTTTAGACAATTAGTAGAAGAGACTCTCCCTCAACTTAAAGACGAGTATCGGGAAATTGTCATTATGCGATTTATTAACGAATTATCTATTGCCGAGATAGCGAATATTCTAGATAAGACATCCGGTAATGTAAGAGTCCTAGTACACAGATCTTTAGAGGCTCTTCGTAAACTGGTTAAAAGTTAA
- a CDS encoding CDP-alcohol phosphatidyltransferase family protein, whose product MITQNYSKKGLGESLTWANLITVFGILFVLAAIHFSSIGQYLHTFVFLILVGLSDYYDGKAARYFNQKSSLGEILDPIRDKLLLLVFWPISPFVFIALLIFEVLGFIFSSLIRRAKKEHFIAPGSKIITFCQMSIIAAFFLAKHFIDGPWLIFLLLAIMSLSAARFIIYLNHFLDFADKIHLKDLIKKNTVKNKKLLQDNF is encoded by the coding sequence ATGATTACCCAAAATTATTCAAAAAAAGGCTTAGGGGAAAGCCTAACCTGGGCTAACCTTATTACGGTCTTTGGTATTTTATTTGTACTAGCTGCTATTCACTTTTCTAGTATTGGTCAATATCTTCATACGTTTGTTTTCCTTATTCTAGTCGGTTTATCTGACTATTATGATGGCAAAGCTGCTAGATATTTTAATCAAAAGAGTAGCTTAGGGGAGATTCTTGATCCCATTAGAGATAAATTGCTACTTCTGGTCTTTTGGCCAATTAGTCCATTTGTCTTTATTGCACTTTTGATTTTTGAAGTTTTGGGATTTATCTTTTCTTCATTAATTAGAAGAGCTAAAAAGGAGCATTTTATAGCTCCGGGTAGTAAGATTATAACATTTTGCCAGATGTCTATAATAGCCGCCTTCTTTTTGGCAAAGCACTTTATAGATGGACCTTGGTTAATATTTTTGTTACTGGCTATAATGAGTTTATCCGCCGCAAGGTTCATTATTTATTTAAATCATTTTTTGGATTTTGCGGATAAGATTCACTTAAAGGATCTTATTAAAAAAAATACAGTAAAAAACAAGAAATTACTTCAAGATAATTTCTAA
- the rpmB gene encoding 50S ribosomal protein L28, producing MATQCQLTGSKASSGFNKSHSNRRTKRRFKPNLQTKKVVNPKTGLTHTLTLSARAIKTLKKWDKEGLAYDLEEVAAKK from the coding sequence ATGGCAACACAGTGTCAACTAACTGGCAGCAAAGCTTCTTCCGGCTTTAATAAAAGCCATTCTAATAGAAGAACTAAGCGCCGCTTTAAACCTAATTTGCAGACTAAAAAGGTGGTTAACCCTAAAACCGGTTTAACTCATACTTTGACTTTGTCTGCTCGCGCTATTAAGACTCTGAAAAAATGGGACAAGGAAGGCTTGGCTTATGATTTAGAGGAAGTAGCTGCTAAGAAATAA
- a CDS encoding glycosyltransferase, protein MNKQLNFFSNFFNDHGKPFVKYAIVGLSGTLIDLVSLYLLVEFFFLPVLLAASLAFILAVINNFILNKFWTFRHPSKNYKKLFIKFLIVSLVGLGLTLLSMYLFVYLLAIWYIAAKIITSVLVVAWNFLANRLWTFKTGAKVSGSEQTGPELSIVIPSYNEEERLGKTLTAIQEYLLGKDFSFEVIVVDDGSQDKTAIIAEMMKSRFVSLRVIRLPSNRGKGAAVRAGVEEATGRFILFTDADNSTPITELDKLWQAQKEHKADLVIGSRYLDSSSVKIKQPIYRIWLGRLGNKLINLFLLDDLVSDTQCGFKLFRSEAAKDIFSFQKVKRFGFDMEVLVVAKNLGYSLVEVPVDWLNSPNSRLRPIKDGLITLKDLLYIKLNLWAGRYNRG, encoded by the coding sequence ATGAATAAGCAGCTGAACTTTTTTAGTAATTTTTTTAACGACCATGGTAAGCCTTTTGTTAAGTATGCCATTGTTGGCCTTTCTGGGACTCTAATTGATCTTGTCTCTCTCTACTTATTAGTGGAGTTCTTTTTTTTACCAGTACTTTTGGCTGCTTCTTTAGCCTTTATACTGGCGGTGATTAATAATTTTATTTTAAACAAGTTTTGGACCTTTCGGCATCCTTCTAAGAACTACAAAAAACTTTTTATTAAATTCTTAATTGTTTCTTTAGTTGGCTTGGGCTTAACTTTATTAAGCATGTATTTGTTTGTTTATCTTTTGGCCATTTGGTATATTGCCGCTAAAATTATTACTTCGGTCTTAGTGGTGGCCTGGAACTTTTTAGCTAACAGGCTTTGGACTTTTAAGACAGGAGCTAAGGTTTCAGGGAGTGAACAGACTGGTCCGGAATTATCTATTGTTATACCGAGCTATAACGAAGAAGAAAGACTAGGTAAAACCTTAACAGCTATACAAGAATATCTTTTAGGTAAAGATTTTTCTTTTGAGGTTATTGTGGTGGATGATGGGAGTCAAGATAAAACAGCGATTATAGCCGAAATGATGAAGTCTCGCTTTGTTTCCCTTAGGGTAATTAGGTTACCAAGTAACCGCGGTAAGGGAGCGGCGGTGCGAGCCGGAGTTGAAGAAGCTACCGGGCGTTTTATTCTCTTTACTGATGCGGATAATTCCACTCCGATAACTGAGTTGGATAAGCTTTGGCAAGCCCAAAAAGAACATAAGGCTGATCTGGTAATCGGTTCTCGTTATTTAGATAGTTCTAGTGTTAAGATTAAACAACCCATATACCGTATTTGGTTAGGTAGGTTGGGCAATAAACTGATCAATTTGTTCTTACTAGACGACTTGGTTAGTGATACGCAGTGCGGTTTTAAGCTTTTTCGCTCTGAGGCAGCTAAAGATATTTTTTCCTTTCAAAAGGTTAAACGCTTCGGTTTTGACATGGAGGTTTTGGTGGTGGCTAAGAATTTGGGTTATAGTCTAGTGGAAGTACCCGTTGACTGGCTTAACTCTCCCAATAGCCGTTTAAGGCCGATTAAAGACGGTTTAATTACCCTAAAAGATCTACTCTATATTAAGCTTAATCTTTGGGCAGGTAGGTATAATAGGGGGTAG
- a CDS encoding 2,3-diphosphoglycerate-dependent phosphoglycerate mutase, with amino-acid sequence MSDHNLVLIRHGESPWNKKGIFTGWVDVGLTEYGEAEARRAGQLLRRRGFKPDRVFTSVLNRAIKTAWLSLEAMDMMWLPITYDWRLNERHYGALQGKNKKALAAKLGDEQIHQWRRGYEATPPPMSSKGLVKQISAEACGLTKKQMPRTESLKDTYLRVIPYWRRVIRPALRRGEKVMVVAHGNSLRALVKHLENISDEQIPYLELPTGKPLWYKID; translated from the coding sequence ATGTCTGATCATAATCTGGTTTTAATCCGTCATGGAGAAAGTCCATGGAATAAAAAAGGTATCTTTACCGGCTGGGTTGATGTTGGTTTAACCGAATACGGAGAGGCTGAGGCCAGGCGAGCCGGACAACTTTTACGTCGTCGTGGTTTTAAGCCAGATAGAGTTTTTACCTCAGTTTTAAACCGAGCTATTAAAACCGCTTGGTTGTCTTTAGAGGCAATGGATATGATGTGGTTACCCATTACCTATGATTGGCGCTTAAACGAAAGACATTATGGAGCTTTACAGGGTAAGAATAAGAAAGCTTTAGCTGCTAAGTTAGGGGATGAACAAATTCATCAATGGCGTCGTGGTTATGAAGCTACTCCACCTCCTATGTCGTCTAAAGGTTTAGTCAAGCAGATCTCTGCTGAAGCTTGTGGTTTAACCAAAAAGCAAATGCCTCGCACTGAATCTTTAAAAGACACTTATTTACGTGTTATCCCTTATTGGCGTCGAGTTATTCGTCCGGCTCTAAGGAGAGGGGAGAAAGTAATGGTAGTGGCTCATGGTAATAGTTTACGAGCCTTGGTTAAACATCTGGAAAATATCTCAGACGAACAAATTCCTTATCTTGAACTGCCGACCGGCAAGCCTCTTTGGTATAAGATAGATTAG
- a CDS encoding DUF3800 domain-containing protein has translation MKNNSLYIFIDESGNFDFSHKGTRHFILTSITTKHPFYSRDKFINLKYELLNKGNDQEFFHATEDRQFVRDRVFNLIKNLDDMEIDIVAVKKGLFDNKFLTDEEFYKIISKKLLDNIYYRYDIDKNLDSIIVVLGKIFTRQKHESILKNLKNYLKRRFRRRFYIYFHRSEADINCQIVDYCSWAGFVYVERGEERPLKEINGQIKNFLFLD, from the coding sequence ATGAAAAATAATTCCCTGTATATTTTTATTGATGAATCAGGTAACTTTGATTTTTCTCACAAAGGAACAAGGCATTTTATTTTAACTTCAATAACAACAAAACACCCTTTTTATAGTCGAGATAAGTTTATTAACCTTAAATATGAATTATTGAATAAGGGTAATGATCAAGAATTTTTTCATGCGACGGAAGATAGGCAGTTTGTGAGGGATAGGGTTTTTAATCTTATTAAAAACTTGGATGATATGGAAATTGACATAGTGGCAGTTAAGAAAGGATTATTTGATAATAAATTTTTAACAGATGAAGAGTTTTATAAGATAATTTCAAAAAAACTCTTGGATAATATTTACTATAGATATGATATTGATAAAAATTTAGATTCAATAATTGTGGTTTTGGGTAAAATATTCACAAGGCAGAAACATGAAAGTATTTTAAAGAATTTAAAAAATTATTTAAAGAGGAGGTTTCGGAGAAGATTTTATATTTATTTTCATAGAAGCGAAGCTGATATTAATTGTCAAATAGTTGATTATTGCAGTTGGGCTGGGTTCGTTTATGTGGAAAGAGGAGAAGAGAGGCCTCTTAAAGAGATTAATGGGCAGATTAAGAATTTTTTATTTTTAGATTAA
- a CDS encoding HD domain-containing protein has product MILTDKLQKAINLCAELHHGQMRKGRKLPYVVHLFSVAIIVSEYTDNEDLIIAALLHDVFEDTQGYNEEDMNKDFGPRVVACVKTLTEDKDLPWMERKKDYLERVIASDKENFLICVADKIHNLNSINRAYLKEVAGQHQDSEARFKRTKDFYLTIAKAASQKLGDHPIVSRLEEAYLRAEKTFNEYLKELGI; this is encoded by the coding sequence ATGATCTTAACTGACAAACTACAAAAAGCCATTAATCTTTGTGCAGAACTCCATCATGGACAAATGCGTAAAGGCAGAAAATTGCCTTATGTTGTTCATTTATTCAGTGTAGCCATTATAGTTAGCGAATATACAGACAATGAAGATCTCATTATTGCCGCCTTATTACACGATGTTTTTGAGGATACCCAAGGATATAACGAAGAAGATATGAATAAAGATTTTGGACCAAGAGTTGTTGCTTGCGTTAAAACCCTAACAGAAGATAAAGATCTACCCTGGATGGAAAGAAAAAAAGATTACCTTGAGCGGGTTATAGCTTCTGACAAAGAAAATTTTTTAATCTGTGTAGCGGATAAAATCCACAACTTAAATTCCATTAATCGCGCTTATCTTAAAGAAGTAGCCGGCCAACACCAAGATTCTGAAGCTCGCTTTAAAAGAACTAAAGATTTCTACCTCACAATAGCCAAAGCGGCCTCCCAAAAATTAGGAGACCACCCAATCGTTTCTCGCCTTGAAGAAGCTTATCTTAGGGCAGAAAAAACTTTTAACGAATATTTAAAAGAATTAGGGATTTAG